The following proteins come from a genomic window of Micromonospora zamorensis:
- a CDS encoding GH92 family glycosyl hydrolase: protein MSHTPLARSLSPRLIAATTAVLLPLGLLVAAPLANAAPTSATPGNFSSSFETADPQPATSTVEVGANGKPVQGNLSGKVTTLPGSLLGQVSAVTASDENQPREIAANLKDDDSSTKWLIFQSSGWVTYQLAKPATVLRYSLTSANDAPSRDPRDFVVQGSNDGSTWTDLDKRVGQTFNGRYATNRYSFTNTSAYAFYRLNVTANSGDSLVQLADWNISDGSDVRPPATPMVSEATAGPNGGYTTKPDAGFTGLAALRYSGGAEGDGRSYATNKLFDVNVPVGPKTRLSYKIFPEFTTGNARYPSTYAAVDLHFTDGSYLSGRSPVDQHGYLLTGAGQGASKVLFADQWNLVQADLGTIARGKTIDRILLAYDNPQATGDTQFQGWLDDIELTAAPASIDGTKLTNYVDTRRGTNSTGGFSRGNNLPITAVPNGFNFFTPVTDATSNSWEYEYHRINNAANLPMLQGLAISHEPSPWMGDRNQMSVMPVVGGGSLTGQPASRALAFSHDDEIAQPDLYRVTLQNGLVAEMSPTDHAGIMRFTFPTGQATGSLVFHNGTFTIGTDGTLTGWVDNGSGLSAGRSRMFVSGAFDRAPTATAATSATFDVSTTREVTMRLATSFLSVDQARRNLDLEVTGKSFDQVHAAATAMWKDRLGRVEVRGATEPQLVSMYSNLYRLNLYPNSQSENTGTAAAPRWQYASPVSAPTGASTPTQTGAKIVDGQIYVNNGFWDTYRTVWPAYALLYPDVAARISDGFVQHYRDGGWIARWSSPGYADLMTGTSANVALAQAYLTGVKLPDPLAAYDAAVKDATVASGRSAVGRKGIETSLFLGYTPTSTGESVSWALEGFINDYGIGNMGAALAKDPATPKSERARLKEESRYFLERARNYVHLFDPKSKLFQGRDAAGNFLAGDPLDWGGVYTETNGWNFAFTAQQDGQGLANLLGGQKALRDKLDTFFSTPENADRPGGYGGVIHEMIEARAVRMGQLGMSNQPSHHIPYMYNFAGAPAKTQATVREILRRLYVGSEIGQGYLGDEDNGEMSSWYILSSLGIYPLQAGSSEWTIGSPQFTKMTVRRTTGDIVVNAPSNSTRNVYVQDVKVNGKKQRGLSLDVAALAKGGTIDFQMGPNPSSWGSGRNDAPPSLTKGDQAPKPLQDTTGPGLGTATATGGQDASKLFDDSSTTQLTFTSATPQISWAFRGGKQKPTYYTVTSGASAGDPADWRLQGSNDGITWTTVDSRRDQVFRWRSQTRPYTIDKPGRFAQFRLAVTKTVGAAQTSLAEIELLAGGDVAIGGGDIAVTAASGVHATSGVPVSVPLASVTGGTATGYRATIDWGDGTPVTEGTVTLSSRAVYNIGGSHTYATPGYHQANVTVTDGESQSSATVGVEVAYAPTSGLTAAFDTVCVGDEGVLAADCDAKTWAYSRAALAAGGATQGQRQQVPGTALQFTLPVIPAGQPDNATGNGATVLLDLPEDAKSISFIGAGTQGNQSTTGTANFSDGSTASIPIQMSDWTLGGNANGTPSYGNIVVARTAYRLNGTSRDGAQPFLFATAPYPIPAGKTLVSVTLPTQTGDPRTAGRIHVFAVANDGTPAPALATVAPKDQTANAGQALAANLGSVTGGVPGTTGYRARVQWGDGTAPDDVTIGASGAMSGQHTYTREGTYTVHVTTWDTLSSSTEAFTVTVARGGSQPTIALSAAGAVTTGGTVTVDGSGFAAGEQVTVSVGTDPARATKVAASATGTVRVSVPTSGDAQPGRYAVTATGASTRTPATATVQVTGQAQAPTYQPRVALLTTSGPRGTSITIDGSGFVPNEAVTITVGNGLAVSTVRANGDGVISGATVSVPGAAKAGATNVTLSGEKSATKVSRPFTVTG, encoded by the coding sequence ATGTCGCATACCCCCCTTGCGCGTTCCCTGTCTCCCCGCCTGATCGCCGCGACGACAGCCGTCCTGCTACCGCTGGGCCTGCTCGTCGCCGCACCCCTGGCCAACGCCGCCCCCACCTCGGCGACGCCCGGCAACTTCAGCTCCTCGTTCGAGACCGCCGACCCGCAACCCGCCACCAGCACCGTGGAGGTCGGCGCGAACGGAAAACCGGTCCAGGGCAACCTGAGTGGCAAGGTCACGACCCTGCCCGGCAGCCTGCTCGGCCAGGTCAGCGCCGTGACCGCGAGCGACGAGAACCAGCCCCGAGAGATCGCCGCGAACCTCAAGGACGACGACTCGTCGACCAAGTGGCTGATCTTCCAGTCGAGCGGCTGGGTGACCTACCAGCTCGCCAAGCCGGCCACGGTGCTGCGCTACTCGCTGACCTCGGCCAACGACGCACCGTCGCGCGACCCCAGGGACTTCGTCGTCCAGGGCTCCAACGACGGCAGCACCTGGACCGACCTGGACAAGCGTGTCGGCCAGACGTTCAACGGCCGGTACGCCACCAACAGGTACAGCTTCACCAACACCAGCGCCTACGCCTTCTACCGGCTGAACGTCACCGCGAACTCCGGTGACTCGCTCGTGCAGCTCGCCGACTGGAACATCAGCGACGGCTCGGACGTCCGTCCGCCGGCCACGCCGATGGTCAGCGAAGCCACCGCCGGTCCGAACGGCGGCTACACCACCAAGCCGGACGCCGGGTTCACCGGGCTGGCCGCGCTGCGCTACTCCGGTGGCGCCGAGGGCGACGGCCGCTCGTACGCCACCAACAAGCTGTTCGACGTCAACGTGCCGGTCGGGCCGAAGACCCGTCTGTCATACAAGATCTTCCCGGAGTTCACCACGGGCAACGCCAGGTACCCGTCCACCTACGCCGCCGTCGACCTGCACTTCACCGACGGCAGCTACCTGAGTGGGCGCTCGCCCGTCGACCAGCACGGCTACCTGCTCACCGGTGCCGGCCAGGGCGCGTCGAAGGTGCTCTTCGCCGACCAGTGGAACCTGGTGCAGGCCGACCTCGGCACCATCGCCCGCGGCAAGACGATCGACCGCATCCTGCTGGCGTACGACAACCCGCAGGCCACCGGGGACACCCAGTTCCAGGGGTGGCTCGACGACATCGAGCTGACGGCCGCGCCGGCGTCGATCGACGGCACGAAGCTGACCAACTACGTGGACACCCGTCGGGGCACCAACTCGACTGGCGGTTTCTCGCGCGGCAACAACCTGCCGATCACCGCGGTGCCGAACGGCTTCAACTTCTTCACCCCGGTGACCGACGCGACCTCCAACTCCTGGGAGTACGAGTACCACCGGATCAACAACGCGGCCAACCTGCCGATGTTGCAGGGGCTCGCGATCTCCCACGAGCCCAGCCCGTGGATGGGTGACCGCAACCAGATGTCGGTCATGCCGGTCGTCGGCGGCGGTTCCCTCACCGGCCAGCCCGCCAGCCGCGCGCTCGCCTTCAGCCATGACGACGAGATCGCGCAGCCGGACCTCTACCGGGTCACGCTCCAGAACGGCCTGGTCGCGGAGATGTCGCCCACCGACCACGCCGGGATCATGCGGTTCACCTTCCCCACCGGGCAGGCGACCGGAAGTCTCGTCTTCCACAACGGCACCTTCACCATCGGCACGGACGGCACCCTCACCGGCTGGGTCGACAACGGAAGTGGCCTGTCGGCCGGTCGTAGTCGCATGTTCGTGTCCGGTGCCTTCGACCGGGCACCGACGGCAACCGCCGCGACCTCGGCCACCTTCGACGTCTCCACCACCCGGGAGGTGACGATGCGCCTCGCGACGTCGTTCCTCTCCGTCGACCAGGCGCGCCGCAACCTCGATCTGGAGGTCACCGGCAAGAGCTTCGACCAGGTCCACGCCGCCGCGACGGCGATGTGGAAGGACCGGCTCGGCCGGGTCGAGGTGCGTGGCGCCACCGAACCGCAGCTGGTCTCGATGTACTCGAACCTGTACCGGCTGAACCTCTACCCGAACTCGCAGTCGGAGAACACCGGCACCGCCGCCGCGCCGCGCTGGCAGTACGCGAGCCCGGTCTCGGCGCCGACCGGCGCGTCGACCCCCACCCAGACCGGTGCGAAGATCGTCGACGGGCAGATCTACGTCAACAACGGCTTCTGGGACACGTACCGCACCGTGTGGCCCGCCTACGCGCTGCTGTACCCGGACGTCGCCGCCCGGATCTCCGACGGGTTCGTCCAGCACTACCGCGACGGCGGTTGGATCGCCCGCTGGTCGTCTCCCGGCTACGCCGACCTGATGACCGGCACCAGCGCCAACGTGGCTCTGGCCCAGGCGTACCTCACCGGGGTCAAGCTGCCCGACCCCCTCGCGGCGTACGACGCGGCCGTCAAGGACGCGACCGTCGCGTCCGGCCGCAGCGCGGTCGGACGCAAGGGCATCGAGACGTCGCTGTTCCTCGGCTACACGCCGACCTCCACCGGGGAGTCGGTGTCGTGGGCGCTGGAGGGCTTCATCAACGACTACGGCATCGGCAACATGGGTGCGGCCCTCGCCAAGGACCCGGCCACGCCGAAGTCGGAGCGCGCCCGGCTCAAGGAGGAGTCGCGCTACTTCCTGGAGCGTGCCCGCAACTACGTCCACCTCTTCGACCCGAAGTCGAAGCTCTTCCAGGGTCGCGACGCCGCCGGTAACTTCCTCGCCGGCGACCCGCTGGACTGGGGTGGCGTCTACACCGAGACCAACGGATGGAACTTCGCCTTCACCGCCCAGCAGGACGGTCAGGGTCTGGCCAACCTGCTCGGCGGGCAGAAGGCGCTGCGGGACAAGCTCGACACGTTCTTCTCCACCCCGGAGAACGCCGACCGACCCGGCGGGTACGGCGGCGTCATCCACGAGATGATCGAGGCGCGCGCGGTGCGGATGGGTCAGCTCGGCATGAGCAACCAGCCGTCGCACCACATCCCGTACATGTACAACTTCGCCGGCGCGCCGGCGAAGACCCAGGCGACGGTACGGGAGATCCTGCGGCGCCTCTACGTCGGCAGCGAGATCGGCCAGGGCTACCTGGGCGACGAGGACAACGGCGAGATGTCGTCGTGGTACATCCTCAGCTCGCTGGGCATCTACCCGCTGCAGGCCGGGTCGTCCGAGTGGACCATCGGTTCGCCGCAGTTCACGAAGATGACAGTGCGTCGCACCACTGGCGACATCGTCGTCAACGCGCCGAGCAACAGCACCCGCAACGTCTACGTGCAGGACGTCAAGGTCAACGGCAAGAAGCAGCGCGGTCTGTCCCTGGACGTGGCCGCACTCGCCAAGGGCGGCACCATCGACTTCCAGATGGGCCCCAACCCGTCCTCCTGGGGCAGCGGCAGGAACGACGCGCCGCCGTCGCTGACCAAGGGTGACCAGGCGCCGAAGCCGTTGCAGGACACCACCGGCCCCGGCCTCGGCACCGCGACCGCAACCGGCGGTCAGGACGCCTCGAAGCTGTTCGACGACTCGTCCACCACGCAGCTGACCTTCACCTCGGCGACCCCGCAGATCTCCTGGGCGTTCCGTGGCGGAAAGCAGAAGCCGACGTACTACACCGTCACGTCCGGGGCGAGTGCTGGCGATCCGGCGGACTGGCGACTGCAGGGCTCCAACGACGGCATCACGTGGACCACAGTGGACTCCCGCAGGGACCAGGTGTTCCGGTGGCGCAGTCAGACCCGCCCGTACACGATCGACAAGCCGGGTCGGTTCGCGCAGTTCCGTCTCGCGGTCACGAAGACCGTCGGCGCCGCGCAGACCAGTCTCGCCGAGATCGAGTTGCTCGCCGGTGGCGACGTGGCCATCGGAGGCGGCGACATCGCGGTGACCGCCGCGTCCGGCGTGCACGCGACGTCCGGCGTACCGGTCTCGGTGCCGCTGGCGTCCGTCACCGGTGGCACCGCGACCGGTTACCGGGCCACGATCGACTGGGGTGACGGCACACCGGTCACCGAGGGCACCGTGACGCTGAGCTCGCGGGCCGTCTACAACATCGGTGGGTCGCACACCTACGCCACGCCGGGCTACCACCAGGCGAACGTCACGGTGACCGACGGCGAGAGCCAGAGCTCCGCGACGGTCGGCGTCGAGGTGGCGTACGCCCCGACCTCCGGCCTCACCGCCGCGTTCGACACCGTCTGCGTCGGTGACGAAGGCGTCCTCGCGGCGGACTGCGACGCCAAGACGTGGGCGTACTCACGGGCCGCCCTCGCGGCGGGCGGTGCGACGCAGGGCCAGCGGCAGCAGGTCCCGGGGACTGCGTTGCAGTTCACGCTGCCGGTGATCCCGGCCGGGCAGCCGGACAACGCCACCGGCAACGGTGCCACGGTCCTGCTCGACCTGCCGGAGGACGCGAAGAGCATCTCCTTCATCGGCGCCGGAACGCAGGGCAACCAGAGCACCACCGGCACGGCGAACTTCAGTGACGGCAGCACGGCCAGCATCCCGATCCAGATGAGCGACTGGACGCTGGGCGGCAACGCCAACGGCACCCCGTCCTACGGCAACATCGTCGTTGCCCGGACGGCGTACCGATTGAACGGCACGAGCCGGGACGGCGCCCAGCCGTTCCTGTTCGCGACCGCGCCGTACCCGATCCCGGCGGGCAAGACGCTGGTGTCGGTGACCCTGCCGACGCAGACCGGTGACCCCCGCACGGCGGGCCGGATCCACGTGTTCGCCGTCGCCAACGACGGCACGCCGGCCCCCGCGCTGGCCACTGTCGCCCCGAAGGACCAGACGGCGAACGCCGGGCAGGCCCTCGCGGCGAACCTCGGTTCGGTGACCGGCGGCGTTCCCGGCACGACCGGCTACCGTGCCCGCGTCCAGTGGGGTGACGGCACGGCTCCGGACGACGTCACCATCGGTGCGTCCGGTGCGATGAGCGGGCAGCACACCTACACGCGGGAGGGCACCTACACGGTGCACGTCACCACGTGGGACACGCTGTCGAGCAGCACCGAGGCCTTCACCGTGACCGTCGCGCGGGGCGGCTCCCAGCCGACGATCGCGCTGTCGGCTGCCGGCGCAGTCACCACCGGCGGCACTGTCACCGTCGACGGCAGCGGGTTCGCCGCCGGTGAACAGGTGACCGTCAGCGTCGGCACCGACCCCGCCCGGGCCACGAAGGTCGCGGCCTCCGCGACGGGCACGGTCCGCGTCTCGGTCCCGACCTCCGGCGACGCACAACCCGGCCGGTACGCGGTCACCGCGACGGGCGCGTCGACGCGGACGCCGGCCACGGCCACCGTCCAGGTGACCGGGCAGGCCCAGGCGCCGACCTACCAGCCGCGGGTGGCACTGCTGACCACCTCGGGTCCGCGTGGCACGTCGATCACCATCGACGGTTCCGGGTTCGTTCCGAACGAGGCGGTCACGATCACCGTCGGGAACGGCCTCGCGGTCAGCACGGTTCGCGCGAACGGTGACGGTGTCATCTCCGGCGCGACGGTCAGCGTTCCGGGTGCGGCGAAGGCGGGCGCGACCAACGTCACGCTGAGCGGCGAGAAGTCGGCGACGAAGGTGTCCCGGCCGTTCACCGTCACCGGCTAG
- a CDS encoding histidine phosphatase family protein codes for MTATSLRLVAHGHTAALRRARFGGPDDGLDEGGLRAALAQADADPDRRGHLGMHDTCLCSPAAAARQTADAFGLLPTIETALADCDYGNWSGRSLEEIAESQPQALHDWLSAPESAPHGGESVAAVRDRVGSWLDEQHRAGGRVIAVTHPLVIRVAVVHALGLPMATYRQLDVEPLAIVRLTSQGTRWQLRLGAPQAHSPA; via the coding sequence GTGACCGCCACCAGCCTCCGGCTGGTCGCCCACGGTCACACCGCCGCCCTGCGTCGGGCCCGCTTCGGCGGACCCGACGACGGCCTGGACGAGGGCGGTCTGCGCGCCGCCCTCGCCCAGGCCGACGCGGATCCGGACCGGCGTGGGCACCTCGGCATGCACGACACCTGCCTGTGCAGCCCAGCGGCGGCGGCCCGGCAGACCGCCGACGCCTTCGGTCTGCTGCCGACGATCGAGACGGCGTTGGCCGACTGCGACTACGGCAACTGGTCCGGACGGTCGCTTGAGGAGATCGCTGAATCGCAGCCGCAGGCGCTGCACGACTGGCTGTCCGCACCGGAGTCCGCGCCGCACGGCGGTGAGTCCGTCGCGGCCGTACGGGATCGGGTCGGCAGTTGGCTGGACGAGCAGCACCGAGCCGGCGGGCGCGTCATCGCGGTCACCCACCCGCTGGTGATCCGTGTCGCGGTCGTGCACGCCCTCGGGCTGCCGATGGCGACGTACCGACAGCTGGACGTGGAGCCGTTGGCGATCGTCCGGCTCACCAGCCAGGGCACGCGCTGGCAACTCCGACTGGGCGCGCCGCAGGCCCACTCCCCTGCATGA
- a CDS encoding CbtA family protein — MPLNATTAPPFLAVLVRGLLAGLIAGLLAGTFAYVAGEPHVEAAIAIEEAASHAEPAAGGHQHDEAVVTRSGQRGGLFLATGLFGAAMGGLLATAYVLLARRRRTDDDGRSGLLLAGAALLGAVIVPFLKYPANPPAVGDPATINQRTATYLLMVVLGLVAVWAGSLGYRSVGAQAPLWQRVAAAVGGFLLVTVASYVVLPSFQEVPTDFPATLLWNFRLASLGTQVVLWTGIGLLFAALMHHDRLRRAAAALPST, encoded by the coding sequence GTGCCACTGAACGCCACCACCGCTCCCCCGTTCCTCGCCGTCCTCGTCCGCGGCCTGCTCGCCGGCCTGATCGCTGGCCTGCTCGCCGGGACGTTCGCCTACGTCGCCGGCGAACCGCACGTCGAGGCCGCCATCGCTATCGAGGAGGCGGCCTCGCACGCCGAACCCGCCGCTGGCGGGCACCAGCACGACGAGGCAGTGGTCACCCGGAGCGGCCAGCGCGGTGGGCTGTTCCTGGCCACCGGCCTGTTCGGCGCCGCGATGGGCGGTCTGCTGGCTACGGCGTACGTCCTGCTGGCCCGTCGGCGACGGACCGACGACGACGGGCGCTCCGGCCTGCTGCTGGCCGGTGCGGCGCTGCTCGGCGCGGTGATCGTGCCGTTCCTCAAGTACCCGGCGAACCCGCCGGCGGTCGGCGACCCGGCCACCATCAACCAACGCACCGCCACCTACCTGCTGATGGTGGTGCTCGGTCTGGTGGCCGTGTGGGCGGGCTCGCTGGGCTACCGGTCAGTCGGCGCGCAGGCGCCACTGTGGCAACGCGTCGCCGCGGCCGTCGGCGGTTTCCTGCTGGTCACCGTCGCGTCCTACGTGGTGCTTCCGTCGTTCCAGGAGGTCCCCACCGACTTCCCCGCGACGCTGCTGTGGAACTTCCGACTGGCCTCCCTCGGCACCCAGGTGGTGCTCTGGACCGGGATCGGCCTGCTGTTCGCGGCCCTGATGCACCACGATCGACTCCGTCGGGCCGCCGCCGCGCTGCCCAGCACGTGA
- a CDS encoding CbtB domain-containing protein: MSSSTSSQPLVNPAGTTRLLWTVLATVVALTLLAYLVAFDQGAVSRSGTYLHELMHDGRHLLGVPCH; this comes from the coding sequence ATGTCCAGCTCCACGTCCAGCCAGCCGTTGGTGAATCCCGCTGGCACCACGCGTCTTTTGTGGACGGTCCTGGCGACCGTCGTCGCGCTCACCCTGCTGGCCTACCTCGTCGCGTTCGACCAGGGTGCGGTGTCGCGCAGCGGGACGTACCTGCACGAGCTCATGCACGACGGCCGGCACCTGCTCGGTGTTCCGTGCCACTGA
- a CDS encoding ABC transporter permease, whose protein sequence is MSTVEATTGTQHGTPSDWFRERISHAVSELTAATALVVLFIVLSVASPYFLTADNLFNIGAQTAVIAIIATAQTMVIITKGIDLSVGSVAALAGVAGAMVVRDLGFPLWAATAVAIGVGALAGLLNGLLVTVARIPPFIATLGTMSVGRGLVFIITGAVGVYGLPRSFQLLGNGEIVGIPFAVVITVLVAVGVAFVLSQTRFGQYTYAMGSNLEAARRSGIRVGRHLTGVYVLAGVLVGLGGMIAASRVNSGQPNYGISLELDVIAAAVIGGASLFGGQGRIVGTIIGAFLIALVRNGAVLLDISIHYQQVIVGLIIWAAVYFDQYRRRRLESRG, encoded by the coding sequence ATGAGCACCGTCGAGGCAACCACCGGCACGCAGCACGGCACGCCCAGCGACTGGTTCCGGGAACGGATCTCCCACGCCGTCTCCGAGCTGACCGCCGCCACCGCGCTCGTCGTGCTGTTCATCGTGTTGAGCGTCGCCAGTCCCTACTTCCTGACCGCGGACAACCTCTTCAACATCGGGGCGCAGACCGCGGTGATCGCCATCATCGCCACGGCGCAGACGATGGTCATCATCACGAAGGGCATCGACCTCTCCGTGGGGTCGGTCGCCGCGCTCGCCGGCGTGGCGGGGGCGATGGTCGTACGCGACCTCGGCTTTCCACTCTGGGCGGCGACGGCGGTCGCGATCGGCGTCGGCGCACTGGCCGGGCTGCTCAACGGGCTGCTGGTGACCGTGGCTCGGATCCCACCGTTCATCGCGACGCTGGGAACGATGTCCGTCGGACGAGGGCTCGTCTTCATCATCACCGGGGCGGTCGGCGTCTACGGCCTGCCCCGATCCTTCCAACTGCTCGGCAACGGGGAGATCGTCGGCATTCCGTTCGCCGTGGTGATCACCGTTCTGGTCGCAGTCGGTGTCGCCTTCGTGCTCTCCCAGACCCGCTTCGGCCAGTACACGTACGCGATGGGCTCCAATCTGGAGGCCGCACGCCGGTCGGGCATCCGGGTCGGTCGGCACCTGACCGGCGTGTACGTGCTGGCGGGTGTGCTGGTCGGTCTGGGAGGCATGATCGCCGCCTCCCGGGTCAACTCCGGTCAGCCGAACTACGGGATCTCGCTGGAGCTCGACGTCATCGCCGCCGCGGTCATCGGCGGGGCCAGCCTCTTCGGAGGTCAGGGCCGGATCGTCGGGACCATCATCGGCGCGTTCCTCATCGCCCTGGTCCGCAACGGCGCCGTCCTGCTCGACATCAGCATCCACTACCAGCAGGTGATCGTCGGCCTGATCATCTGGGCCGCCGTCTACTTCGACCAGTACCGCCGCCGGCGGCTGGAATCACGGGGTTGA